The Cyprinus carpio isolate SPL01 chromosome A19, ASM1834038v1, whole genome shotgun sequence genome has a segment encoding these proteins:
- the LOC109058813 gene encoding iroquois-class homeodomain protein irx-1-like, producing MSFPQLGYPQFLNASQELYGAERTTVMPSSPREGSSENSATAAAAITPMLGMYANPWTVQNYSAFLPYNTAELALLSQMGSQYELKDNPGAHPPGFAVHAAPGFYPYGQYQYGDPARAKSATRETTSTLKAWLQEHKKNPYPTKGEKIMLAIITKMTLTQVSTWFANARRRLKKENKVTWGRSAEDRDGRIFDSDNEDDVDKNDDDEEIDLETIDMDKPEEPRGDQNKESSDNQSERGNVETPRILSSPSALKNTDSPISSSNKEQSVVKSVGEVSPGAPVCQRPGNSKPKIWSLAETATSPDNTQKLGVSSTPAGLRASPSTHPAFLSTNGIYTCQIGKLHNWASAAFLSANSLMGVRSLLSQNTNIPNHSPVTNPEKKSSSASGSPCLDSDSSSDSFSPKHNDQENLQRIESPTLAPRPPFPVIQDRSHHETSQRALKTIS from the exons ATGTCGTTCCCCCAGCTGGGTTACCCACAGTTCCTAAACGCCTCCCAAGAGCTGTACGGAGCGGAGCGCACGACTGTCATGCCGTCCTCTCCGCGCGAGGGAAGCTCGGAGAACAGCGCGACTGCAGCGGCGGCGATCACTCCGATGCTCGGCATGTACGCGAATCCGTGGACCGTACAAAACTATAGCGCCTTCTTACCTTACAACACTGCCGAGCTTGCCCTGCTCTCTCAGATG GGGTCGCAGTATGAGTTGAAGGATAACCCCGGGGCTCATCCACCAGGATTTGCGGTCCACGCTGCGCCCGGTTTCTACCCATACGGCCAGTACCAGTATGGTGACCCGGCCCGGGCCAAGAGCGCTACCAGAGAGACCACCAGCACACTGAAAGCATGGCTGCAGGAGCATAAAAAGAACCCGTATCCCACCAAGGGCGAGAAGATCATGCTGGCCATCATCACTAAGATGACCCTTACGCAGGTGTCCACCTGGTTCGCCAACGCGCGCCGGAGACTCAAGAAGGAGAATAAAGTGACCTGGGGTCGCAGCGCGGAGGACAGAGACGGACGAATTTTTGACAGCGACAATGAGGACGACGTGGACAAAAACGACGACGATGAGGAAATCGATCTAGAGACCATCGATATGGACAAGCCTGAGGAGCCCAGAGGAGACCAGAACAAGGAAAGCTCGGATAATCAGAGCGAGAGAGGAAACGTGGAAACACCGCGGATATTATCCTCACCATCAGCACTTAAAAACACGGACAGCCCTATCTCGAGTAGTAATAAAGAGCAGAGTGTGGTCAAAAGCGTTGGTGAGGTGTCTCCTGGTGCACCGGTGTGTCAGCGGCCTGGGAACAGCAAACCCAAAATCTGGTCCTTAGCGGAGACGGCGACAAGTCCCGATAACACGCAGAAACTCGGTGTCTCCTCGACGCCCGCAGGCCTCAGGGCCTCACCCTCGACCCATCCCGCTTTCCTCTCCACTAACGGGATTTATACGTGCCAGATTGGGAAACTACACAACTGGGCGAGCGCCGCGTTCCTCAGTGCAAATTCTCTGATGGGTGTGCGCTCCCTTTTGAGTCAAAACACTAACATCCCAAACCACAGCCCCGTTACGAACCCCGAAAAGAAATCCTCGTCTGCCTCTGGGTCTCCTTGTCTAGACAGCGACAGCTCATCCGACAGTTTCAGTCCCAAACATAATG ATCAAGAGAACCTTCAGAGAATTGAATCCCCAACACTTGCGCCCAGACCACCGTTTCCGGTCATCCAAGACAG GTCTCATCATGAAACATCACAGCGCGCTCTGAAGACTATTTCATGA